CAAATTGAACTGGCTCATCTGACATCCGCCCAAGCGGCTTCATGGTAGCAACACCATCAATCCATCTGTCATGCCAAATCTCTGAAGTCCGACCATCACCGATACGTCGGATCAGTCCTCGTTTCAGAACATCACGGCCTTTCATTATAGCTTTCCAAGTAGTCGATGCGCCCTGAGGACACGACGCTGTCAAAACATCTTTATATCTACCCAGTCCTGGCCCGATGACGAGATTGAGGTATTTAAGATTTCTGTCTAGGACAAGGAAAATCAAGTTTTCGCCGGTAGAGATATTAATACGTTCCCCATATTGAAAGCTAAAATGGGTTGCACCTGTTCAAATACTTAGAGAAATTTCCCATTAGCAAAGTCAGAAAATACTATGCAGTACCACAAGTTTGGTACGACAaattatatgaaaaaaaattctcaatgTATTTGTTTATAGAAAGCCTAGTCCGAGTCACGTTGGGACATTGGGCGACAAAATGTTATCATCCTAAAAAGTCATATCCGAAAGTTTGTTTATACGTACCGAAGCGATTTTACAAAAAGCAACGAGTTATCTACTTAGTGTTCCAAGTCAACTTTTTCGCTAAGATGCAAATAAGAATTGATCTAGTAGACAACATGTTGTGGAGGCAACGATATCATTGTTggtaacaaaagaagaagttaTAGAAATAGAGTGAGGCAAGTAGGACCAAAAGCAAAAAGATGCAAATTAGGAATATAAATGTGATAGTAAAATAAATTGGGGAGCAAACCATAGAAGAAAAGGCCCCCGCGTCGCTCCGTCTGGGGCAACACGGGCGGTGACCACACCAGCCGCCGGCAGCAACCTCTCCCtgtcctctcctcctcgccgccgcggggcaAAGACCGCACGggagggcagcggcggggcAGGTTTTCTTCGCGGGGGCGTCCAGGAGCTCTTGGTGGCGGCGCTTGAGGTGTTGCCTCGTCGTGGTCGCGGCGTCCCTGGCCAGATCCGGCGGGCTATGCCTCGTCTCCGGCCAGATCCGACCGGCTTCCTCGAGGATCTGGTGTTTACCCTCGTCCTCCGTCGCCCTGGTGCTCGGTCTGCTCGTGGCTGCGAGGCGGCGCTCTttggccggatccggcggctcGCCTGCCTGATccgtcgtcttctccggctGATCCGGCGTGCCCCAGGTCTCTTTCTTCGTTTCCCTCGGTTTTCCTCTCGGTTTGGTCAGGCGGCATATTGAACTTCAACGGCGGCGggcaggctgctgctgcggccgtACATGGTCCAAGTCGGTCCATTTCGACGCCATGGTGGCGTGGTTTTTCGTCTTCAGTCGTGGCTTCGGCTGCCGCCCGTGTGCGAGGTATGGACGTCGGCTACGGTGTTTGGAGTGTTGCTGTGGGTTAAAACTTGCATAGATATTGGTCTTTGCCGATGACAACGACGCACGTAGCGCCGTTTTCCTTCATGGAGGTGTCGTCGAAGAGCTTCTACATTCTCTCACTTTGATGTTTGGTGTTTTCGGGTTAAAACCTAAGATTTGGCTATGGACGGATCGGGAGACGACAGCGTTTTTACGTCTCTTCCCTCCTTGGGGGCGTCGTCATGGAGACCATGGCTCTTGGCGGCACAGGGTGGTGTGGTCCGTCTATGGTGGAGCTTGTTGTCTCGGGTTGTTGAAAGTTTGGTGGTGTACATCTCTTCTTGTGTCTTGTTTAGCCTAGGCTGTCTGTTTGTGTCCGGTGAGATCGTGCGTTTCTTATCCTTTGGTGCGGTCTCGGCATGTGATGTCTTTCGTCTTCAGTGTCGGCACACAGGTGTCATGTTGTATTCTCGGTGGTGTGTGGTCTTTCGGCTTCGCCGATGGCAAGTGGAGGTATGATCTCAGTTGTGTGTTGCCCTTTGACTTCATCCGCGGCAcatcggcgtcgcggcgggTCTCGGCGGTGCATGGCCCTTCGACTCTGCCGGCTACGTAGGTGTCTTGGTGCGGCCTCGACCGTGTGCTTTCCTTTGGTCCATCTCGGTTGTGTGTTGCCCTTCGACCGCATCAATGGTGCTCTTCATTGTGCATTTTTTTCGCCGTTGGCATGTTTCGAGAGTTTAggtttttctttgtgtttctTTTGACAAATGCTGCCGTTGTACTTGTTTTATACCGATTCTTTTATTTAATTGAAATGTTGTGCAGGCTGGCTTTTGCCCGCCATAGTCCCGataaaaaaatagtaaaataaattatttataAGAGTTGTTCCACAAATCTTACGTGGCAGCAAAACCATGTCCGGATAATTTCGTCCTGTTCTAGCATCGTCTCACTGGCCTCTTCACTCACAAACTCGCCCAAACTAGAACAAACAGATGTCCCTCAATGTTCTTACGAATCAAGCTTTTAGATCTAAGCGTGCAAAATTTGCCTGCCACACATGTTGGCTTCGAGAGACCCCATTAGCTAAAAGACCTCTGGCCGTTGGAACACGAACTTCTTAACGAACACCGGCTGCTATCGACTTCAGCGATGGCAAGAATGGTGGAGTTTATGGATTCACTTTTCTGCAGACTGTGTGTTCAATGGATGAAGGGACAACGGCGGTTCTAACTCCACGAAAGAAACATGATACCCCTGGTGTTATTACGATAGGCCGCACTTAGACGGCTCATCGTGGACCATTTCGAATTAGTTTGATGGGCAGAAAGTCCTCTCCCTTTTGTCCAGGCCCCCGCGTCGCTCCCTCTCGGGCGGCTCAGGCGGcagaaaccctagcgccgccaccgagagccccttcctctcctcccctcaCTGCCGCCGGAGGATGCTGGCGGGCTAAGCCCCCATGggcggatggcggcggcggggcgttCTCGTTTCCTGGCGGCTCAGGGGTCGTGGGTGCGTGCGCGGGTTTGGCTCTCCTCGGCGACTTCAACGCAGGGCAGCAGCTCTCTGCGGGCTGCCGTCCATGGCGGGGAGAGTCGCGGGGACCCGATTCGGCGAATCCATGGAGAGGCAATGGCCTGCTGGTTGCATCCAGTGCGGATCTGGGGTCTCCCACGCCCAGATCCGTTGGGGGCGGCCGGCAGGGCCCTGCGGGTGGGCTAGAGGGCTGGTGCCGGGGTGGCCGGCGTTGGCTGGAGGGATGGATGAAGCGGCGCAGCTGGCCGTCGCACGAATTTGTGGCTCGTGGTGGATGGAGTGGCGTACCGACCGGTGGATATCGGGCTTCGTGTCGTGCAACGGCCAGCGGGTTCCATCGGCACCATGGAGCGGTGATGGAGGGGCCCTCCGGCTCAAGTTCTTCAACTTATTGGCTCACTGGTTGCTCCCGTGTCCGCGGTGGGCTGTTGGTGGCTGCAGGTGAAAGCCTTGCACGTCgatgccggcgacgacggcgttCTCGAACGTCGTTTCCCTTCTTAAAGGCGTCGTCATGCAACCCAATTGCATCCCACCCATGGCAACCGAGGTGTCCGAGTGAAAACTCAGATCCGGTTTTTCTGGACCGGGCAATGTCGGCGTTTTCGGACGTCGTTCACTCCTTGGAGGCATTGTCTTTGGAGCTCTCgtttggtggtggtggatgtGCAGCAGTAGCATGGCTGGGGCTTGGTCAGGGATGGCGGTTTCGAGTAGCACGGCCTCGTCGATGCTCAAGATGTACCTGTCGGGGTGACCTCGTCTTTGCTTCGGTCGCCGAAGAAGTCCAGCtctgcctaccttcttctgGCGTTTGGAGCTGCTCCCTGTTCGGCGTCGTTGGAGCGGGCGGTGGCTTGCTTTTGCGATTGCGACTTGTTTTGTCGGTTCGGCTTGATGCCTAACTTTGTTAGGTTGCTTGCTCGGTGTCAGGGTTTTCACGCGGTTTTTCTTAAATAAGCCGTTCATTGTATGGTTTTCGGCTCAGTTTTCCTCATAAACGGACCTATTATATTCTTCTTATTGAAATGCAGAAGCACCCTGCCCTCTTCACGACTGCCCTCTCGACGAggttccgtaaaaaaaaaaaaattagttagCACTGATTCACCAACATCTTGCTCCGGTATGCCGAGGTACTCGCGTCCTTACTGGACAGATAAGCTAAAGAATCACTCTTACTATCGACAAATGCTGATTCTTGAAAAATGGGAAATTGTTGATCAAAGGCACAGTAATAGGAAAGAAAATATGCTTCATATTTTGTAACAGAGAGAGAATTAGAGAATATTCGGCGTCTTATCATCTCGTACTGGAGTATAATGTTTCAGCTATGGTAAAAGCTGATGATAGTTCACCATCCCTTGTACCAAGGTTCCAGATAATTTTATCATCCCTTGAAGCTCAGCACGTatcattttcattttcaaaTTAATTTTGGTGATTTTTTAACTCATCTGTACCCGAATGGCCCAAATGGCAAGCAGTGGAGCAAATTGCTACCTCCATCAATTTTACCAAGTTTCCAGTACCAGTCAAATTTCAACTAGCGTCATCTACGGCCACGTTTCATGGTAGTATCGGcctagaaaggaaaaaaaatcaagcatatagtaaaataaaaccacGTTGGCCTCGGTGAGACCAATAATACGTCTAAAATACATCACCAAGAGGAAGTAAAATGTTACACAGTTTGCTGTTTACACCAGTCGATCCACATGGAAGTAACTAAGGAAACCACCACTATTCCACAAACAGATTTTGCACAGTACTCCTAGCAGGCATGGAGATGAACCCATATGCACTGTGCAGCTGAACCTGAGATTATACGCACTGGGAGTCTGGTGTTCCTCCAGAAAGTATGGTGTCTTGAAGAAATGCTGGGTTTGATGTGATCTAGTATTCTTCAGCAGCGCTAGCAGCGCTGAGATCAACGCTGAGATCAACAGTCTACAAGGAGAGCAGAGAGTTATCACAAAATAATGTTTCAAGCACAAAATGCAAAATTTCGCAGCACCAAATCGCCAATATCCAAGAgatatatagtactccctccgtcccatattacgtgactcaaatttgtctaaatatggacgtatctatatactaaaatacgtgtagatacatgtaatatttcagcacttaatatgggacggagtgtagaaaaacaaaagaacagCTACTGAATAAACAAATAGACAGCAAGATTTGGGAATACTACTGAATAAAACTAGTATTGAACTGTGCAACCGTTCAATACAAGGAGCGAAGCTCAAGTTTACCTTTCCAGTAATCATTGTGTACATATTAAGAACATCTGTCACAGTTGTCTCAAAGTGAGTAGTAGCATCATAACTCTGCAAacggagaaaaaaaagtgtcaTAAAACAATAGACTCAAAAACTTTATTCTCATATGCCACAAAACTTACCGCTGAGACAAAGCAATTATCAAGAGATGGTTCGTTGACTGGTTCATATCTGTCATACATATCAAAAAACAGTTCATCTACTGAACCAAGTAGATCAATTCCAGGCTTTAGTTCAGATTGTGGATTATCAGTCTCTGCTTCAGCAGACACAAACGCAATGAACTTCCCTTTTGGCGCGACGTTATGAGTGTACGAGCAACAGAAGACGTACCTAAGCACATACACCAGCATACATGTTACAAGTGAAGTAATGGAAACTGAGCTTAGACATTCATCCAAGGAGAAAATTATTTGAGAAATGAGGTAGAAAGAAAATCCCCACATGTCTGATCTGCGGCCAAGTTGCTTTTGCGGTAAAATAATCTGAACCGAGTGGGATTCATTCGCATTTGGAATTGGGTGGCTCATAATGGCAATTGCACGTGCAACTTTTCCAATCTTCCTAACCTGTTAAAAAGCATACGGTGAACCTTAAACCTGGGAGAGCGCTATGTGCCCTAGACACAGTTAGCTGATAATGAGAATCAGAACAGGACAATCTAGGAATGTTCCAGTAAGGTTGGATGGAACAAAAGAATTTCAGCGAATCTGGACAAAAATGGAAGTATATTAACTTCAAACAAGAACAGTGATACCTACCTTGTTAGGCAAGTAAGAAGGATCACACACAACCTTCTTGCATTTAGCAGTTTCACCTTCTGATGTAACACCACACACTTTCCCTTCCATATCAAATTCAACCTACAGAAGAGCGTATTtggtgattttgtttttttgcccATACAAATGGCAGGAACGGTTAGCAGCAAGGGATAAAACCTACCTTGCACTCTGGCTTATTTAACATGTAAGTGCCACCATAAACAGCACTTAGACGTGCGAAAGCCTGAATCAGAAGAAAATAATACTTTTAACATATAAGAATCTTAAAGGCATCAGCATGTATTATAAAACGTATCAGCTCAAGGAATCCACAAAATGACTGACCTGTGGCAGCTCACCCAATCCATATAATGGGTAAATATAAGGTGAGCCTCCTTGGAATCTTGCAAGCGACTCAGCATAGAGCTAAAAAGAACCAGTGAAGTTGGATTATGCTCCATTTATCAGTACGGTTCAAACAATAGAAATATCACAAAAGAACAAATATACTACAGGAGCAGATGATAGAAATTATAATGACGCTAGAGCATACTTTCATTCTTTTTACAGTATCAATCGCTGGCTCATTTAGGTAGCGATCATCCCTGTGAAGAGCAAGTGCATGACCAATGAAATCTACAGTATCATCACTCAATCCATGTTTCCTGGAAATCAAATAAGACATACACAAAATAAGATTACACACGATCCAGGAGATAGAAGGGAAGGATATCTTTCACAACATGCAGAAGGCATATAAGTACGTGATACTCAGATATGCCACAACTCTAGCGATTTTCTCAGAAGCAGGCACTAAGCTAATCCCTacttctgaaagaaaaaagaaaagaacgaaagagaaagaaaagaacaaaggtAATTCTGAAGATGCATGTACCATAGTTACCAGATTCGCGATTTGCGATCCAAATTCGCGTTTCGGGATTCGCTACCATGTATGAATCGGGTTCGTTAAGGGGTATACATCTCCGATTCCTGAATCGGAGATCGGGATCGCGAACCAGATATTTCTGATTCGGAATAACTGATACAAGGTATGGGTAAAATAAACTACAAGATCCCAGATCAATAGAAGTGAAAAattaaatataaaaatatgTGTTAGCTGGCTCAGGCTCAGCCCAAACGGGCCCCAGACACCAGCTTGCTCCCCTCTGCCCTAAGCCGCTGCCGCTGTCTCCTTCCTTACTTTAGCATCTGAAAGAATCAATTTCCGCCCCAACtgtctctctatctctctcacTGCAATCCCCGCCTGCTATTTTCCCTGGAAGATGGAGGGGAGGATCCGTTGGCCATGAAGCGTGCAGGAGGACCGACCACCAGCAGTGTGTAGGAGGATTGACGACGAAGGGCGACCCGCCATGCTTTTGCCATCGTCAGTTCGTCTTCATCATTTCTTTCTCGTGGATGGTCATAGCTAGCACCAGGGAAGAGCGACCTGCTATTGGGTTCACCTGAGATCGCGAATCGGGCCTCGAACCGTGACCAAATCCAAGCGATTTCGAACCCCGATCTAGATCGATCAAGATTCAGTTTTGAAGCTCATTTCAGCGAAGCTGGTAAATATGACATGTGCACTTAGAAAAACTATATAAACTATTGTTTCCTAATATGGACATAAAATTAGCTCTTGACTCTCGTACATTTCAGCCACTGAACAGAATAAGCACATCTTTTCTCTATAGCTTGTCACCGAGAAAAGTATACAGCATTGGTGCCATAGAAGAGATACTCACGCGATCAATTCTTTAGTTGTCATTCTTGTAAGGTCACATCCTTGATGTGTTTTTGGGTCAGCGTCATTGTAATCTTGgacataaataaaaaagttCCTTGCTCTGCGCTTCTCAAATAAGCCCATCAAAGGAGATCTTAGAGCCTCCATGTCAGTTGCAGGAACCTTGTGAATCTGACGCAAATGCAACACAGTAACAAAAAGTAGGTGACCAGCTAAATAATAGTGTTAAAAGATAAGAGATCAAAGAACGTCTTATGAAGGGATGAGGATAAGATAAGGCAATACCTTCCCTTTGCTGAAGACGTAGCTTCCATCAACAGCTTTGAATGACAAAT
The Brachypodium distachyon strain Bd21 chromosome 2, Brachypodium_distachyon_v3.0, whole genome shotgun sequence genome window above contains:
- the LOC100830933 gene encoding guanosine nucleotide diphosphate dissociation inhibitor 2, translating into MDEEYDVIVLGTGLKECILSGLLSVDGLKVLHMDRNDYYGGDSTSLNLNQLWKKFRGEEKPPAHLGASRDYNVDMVPKFMMANGTLVRTLIHTDVTKYLSFKAVDGSYVFSKGKIHKVPATDMEALRSPLMGLFEKRRARNFFIYVQDYNDADPKTHQGCDLTRMTTKELIAKHGLSDDTVDFIGHALALHRDDRYLNEPAIDTVKRMKLYAESLARFQGGSPYIYPLYGLGELPQAFARLSAVYGGTYMLNKPECKVEFDMEGKVCGVTSEGETAKCKKVVCDPSYLPNKVRKIGKVARAIAIMSHPIPNANESHSVQIILPQKQLGRRSDMYVFCCSYTHNVAPKGKFIAFVSAEAETDNPQSELKPGIDLLGSVDELFFDMYDRYEPVNEPSLDNCFVSASYDATTHFETTVTDVLNMYTMITGKTVDLSVDLSAASAAEEY